The Nostoc sp. 'Lobaria pulmonaria (5183) cyanobiont' DNA window TGACATTATTGTTGGGTCAGGTGTTCACCAAAGTGCCGTGAACTATATCGTCACCGTGCCTATTTTATTAGCCCAGATTTTTGCCAAGCTTACTTTTTTAGGACGTATTCATCCCGTTTCTACAGGTGTTGAACCCTCCTAAATTGGCTACGGTATTGCTGTATGGGAATGGCTTATTAGGGGCTGCTGCCTCCAGTCAGGCATTGAGTCTCTGACTCAATGAATGCATTCCCAGTCGGACACTGGGAACGAGAACGAAAAAAGTCTCAAGCTAGGTTTTTAGAACTTGTGTGTACACCGTACCTAGCTATCACTCAGGGAATGAGACAATACTAACTTGCGGCTAAATTGCCCCAACTTACGTAGGGTAATTTTGCAGCAGTTGCCCGAACTTGGTCAGCGTTAGCTACTAACTGACCGCAAGCGTCCCAAGTCCCAGAAATAAATGTGCTTCTTGTCCCTTCACCGATCGCAACTGCGGCAGTGTAATCACCTATTTGCACTTGCAAGGTTTCCAAATCCACTGTCACGGCGGCTTGGGGATTGGTAGCGACTAAATCTTGCACTTGTTTAACAGTAACAGCATCGGCACTCAGACAAGGTATGCCCATTGCCACACAGTTACCGAAAAAGATTTCCGCAAAGCTTTCGCCGATTAAAGCTTGGATTCCCCATTTTGCGATCGCTTGGGGTGCGTGTTCCCGTGATGAACCACAGCCAAAGTTACGATTAACTATTAAAATATTCGCGCCTTGGTACTGGGGTTGGTCAAAGGCATGTTCACCTTTAAGTGCTGTCCGGTCGTCGATAAACGCGCCTTCGCCTAACCCATCAAAGGTAACAGCTTTCAAATATCGCGCCGGAATGATGCGATCGGTATCTATATCATTGCCCACTAAGGGTATACCGCGCCCTGAAATTGTTTTAACTTCACTCACCATAATTTTTATATAGAAAACGAACCGCAAAGAACGCAAAGGACACAAAGAAAGAAAGAAAAGTTTAAGAGACTTATCTCTGCCACGAAGTGGGGTTA harbors:
- the leuD gene encoding 3-isopropylmalate dehydratase small subunit, whose product is MVSEVKTISGRGIPLVGNDIDTDRIIPARYLKAVTFDGLGEGAFIDDRTALKGEHAFDQPQYQGANILIVNRNFGCGSSREHAPQAIAKWGIQALIGESFAEIFFGNCVAMGIPCLSADAVTVKQVQDLVATNPQAAVTVDLETLQVQIGDYTAAVAIGEGTRSTFISGTWDACGQLVANADQVRATAAKLPYVSWGNLAAS